In the genome of Paenibacillus pabuli, one region contains:
- the ahrC gene encoding transcriptional regulator AhrC/ArgR: protein MKGQRHIKIREIISQNEIETQDDLVEALRKSGFQVTQATVSRDIKELLLIKIPMDDGRYKYSLPTDQRYNPIQKLKRALVDNFLHIDHTNNLVVMKCLPGTANSIAALLDNIEWTEVMGTICGDDTILIICRTESNSVTVIERIMGYIS, encoded by the coding sequence ATGAAAGGACAACGACACATTAAGATACGTGAAATCATTAGTCAAAACGAAATAGAAACCCAGGATGATCTGGTTGAAGCTTTGCGTAAATCCGGATTTCAGGTGACTCAAGCCACTGTATCGCGGGATATTAAGGAGCTTCTTTTAATCAAGATCCCCATGGATGATGGACGATATAAGTATTCGCTACCTACAGACCAACGATATAATCCAATTCAAAAACTGAAACGTGCTCTCGTGGACAACTTCTTGCACATTGATCACACTAATAATCTGGTCGTGATGAAGTGTTTGCCTGGTACGGCTAATTCCATTGCTGCGCTACTTGACAATATTGAGTGGACTGAAGTGATGGGTACGATCTGTGGAGATGATACCATACTGATCATCTGCCGGACGGAAAGTAACAGCGTGACTGTAATTGAGCGGATTATGGGTTATATTTCTTAG
- a CDS encoding TlyA family RNA methyltransferase has translation MSLPKERIDVLLVEQGYYESREKAKAAIMAGLVYANNERIEKAGMKIPREAELKVKGSVHPYVGRGGLKLEKAIRHFDLDMNGLVMLDIGSSTGGFTDCALQHGASHVYAIDVGYNQLDWSLRNDERVTVMERTNFRYVTPEDLHGPTPNFASIDVSFISLRIILPPLLVLLKQPADIVALIKPQFEAGREKVGKSGVVRDTKVHKDVLQTMLRFANELGLKLKGLTFSPITGGEGNIEFLAHWRLEEPEATQQENVQASLDALADQVAMEAAHTFTGNSS, from the coding sequence ATGTCACTCCCGAAAGAACGAATTGATGTTCTGCTGGTTGAACAGGGATATTATGAAAGTCGTGAGAAGGCAAAAGCTGCAATCATGGCTGGACTGGTATATGCCAACAATGAGCGGATTGAAAAAGCGGGCATGAAGATTCCACGGGAAGCCGAACTGAAAGTAAAGGGTTCAGTACATCCCTATGTCGGTAGAGGCGGATTAAAGCTTGAAAAAGCGATTCGTCACTTCGATCTCGATATGAATGGACTTGTGATGCTCGATATCGGTTCATCCACTGGTGGGTTTACCGATTGTGCCTTACAACATGGTGCATCTCACGTATATGCCATTGATGTAGGTTATAACCAGCTGGATTGGTCGCTGCGTAATGATGAACGGGTCACTGTAATGGAAAGAACCAATTTCCGTTATGTGACTCCAGAAGATCTGCATGGTCCTACGCCGAATTTTGCGAGTATCGATGTATCCTTTATTTCGCTGAGAATTATTTTGCCTCCATTGCTGGTACTTCTAAAGCAACCGGCAGACATTGTAGCGTTAATTAAACCCCAGTTTGAAGCAGGACGTGAAAAAGTAGGCAAGTCTGGCGTCGTTCGTGATACTAAGGTTCACAAGGACGTTTTACAGACGATGCTTCGTTTCGCCAATGAACTTGGATTAAAGCTGAAAGGTTTAACATTTTCGCCGATTACTGGCGGAGAAGGCAATATCGAATTTCTTGCTCACTGGCGTCTGGAAGAACCAGAGGCAACACAACAAGAGAACGTTCAGGCTTCGCTTGATGCACTTGCGGATCAAGTTGCAATGGAAGCGGCCCATACTTTTACAGGAAACTCATCATAG
- the dxs gene encoding 1-deoxy-D-xylulose-5-phosphate synthase yields MLLPQIKQPSDLKSMSQDDLVLLSAEIRQFLIEKLSVTGGHLAPNLGVVELTVALHYCYNSPVDKMIFDVGHQAYVHKVLTGRMDRFDTLRQHNGLCGFVKRNESEHDVWEAGHSSTSLSAAMGMALARDLKDEDNQVIAMIGDGALTGGMAFEALNHIGHEQKKLMVILNDNEMSIAPNVGAMHKYLSKIRSDRHYLKAKDDVEGILKKIPAIGDRLAKSASWIKDSVKYMMVPGVLFEELGFTYLGPIDGHDIPKLIETFKQADNVDGPVMVHVLTTKGKGYQPAEADSHKWHGISPYKIESGQVLKAVGKPMYTEVFGKTLIDLAKQDKRIVAVTPAMPTGSGLIPFSKEFPDRMIDVGIAEQHAATMCAALAMEGLKPVFAVYSTFMQRAYDQIVHDICRHNANVMFAIDRAGFVGPDGETHQGVYDVAFMRHIPNIVLMMPKDENELRHMMKTALEYNEGPIAYRYPRNNVVGVPLDDELIPIPIGTWEQLRPSEGYAIIASGSMVQLAEEAAETVKREGITVGVINARFLKPLDEQMLRDLAVRGTKLIVLEEASQAGSMGSAVLEFYAEQGLHDVQVQLMGIPDRFIEHGSIEEQRAEVGLTVENVSSELRSMAAQSSYGMSRTRFPS; encoded by the coding sequence GTGCTGCTTCCACAAATTAAACAACCCAGTGATCTGAAGTCGATGTCTCAGGATGATCTCGTTCTTTTGTCGGCAGAGATCCGGCAGTTTCTGATTGAGAAGCTGTCCGTTACAGGGGGCCATCTCGCACCCAACTTAGGAGTGGTTGAGCTCACGGTAGCCCTGCATTACTGCTATAACAGTCCAGTGGACAAAATGATTTTCGATGTAGGGCACCAGGCATATGTGCACAAGGTTCTAACGGGGCGGATGGATCGTTTCGATACACTTCGTCAGCATAATGGCCTGTGCGGATTCGTTAAACGTAACGAGAGTGAACATGATGTATGGGAAGCCGGCCACAGTAGTACATCCTTATCTGCTGCAATGGGCATGGCGCTTGCACGTGATCTAAAGGATGAAGATAATCAGGTTATCGCGATGATTGGCGATGGAGCGCTTACAGGTGGTATGGCCTTTGAAGCTCTAAATCACATTGGTCATGAGCAGAAAAAGCTGATGGTCATCCTCAATGATAATGAAATGTCCATTGCTCCGAATGTCGGGGCTATGCATAAATATTTGAGCAAAATCCGTTCGGATCGCCATTATTTGAAAGCCAAAGATGACGTGGAAGGAATACTCAAAAAAATTCCTGCCATCGGGGATCGTTTGGCGAAATCAGCGAGCTGGATTAAAGATAGTGTCAAATACATGATGGTTCCTGGAGTTCTGTTCGAAGAGCTTGGTTTTACCTATTTGGGACCCATTGATGGACACGACATCCCTAAATTGATCGAAACGTTCAAACAGGCCGATAACGTGGATGGTCCTGTAATGGTTCATGTACTGACAACCAAAGGTAAAGGCTATCAGCCAGCTGAGGCCGATTCACACAAATGGCACGGAATTTCTCCTTACAAGATTGAATCAGGTCAAGTGCTTAAAGCTGTAGGCAAACCAATGTATACAGAAGTGTTTGGTAAAACTTTGATTGATCTTGCCAAACAGGATAAACGAATTGTAGCGGTAACTCCAGCCATGCCGACAGGTTCAGGCCTCATTCCTTTCAGTAAGGAATTCCCAGATCGAATGATTGACGTGGGGATTGCTGAACAGCATGCCGCAACCATGTGTGCAGCACTGGCGATGGAAGGGCTAAAGCCGGTATTTGCCGTCTATTCGACGTTTATGCAACGTGCATATGATCAGATTGTACATGATATTTGTCGTCATAACGCCAATGTTATGTTCGCGATTGACCGTGCCGGATTTGTCGGGCCGGATGGCGAAACGCATCAGGGTGTGTATGATGTGGCGTTTATGCGTCATATTCCGAATATCGTACTGATGATGCCGAAGGATGAGAATGAACTGCGCCATATGATGAAAACGGCGCTTGAATATAATGAAGGTCCAATTGCTTATCGTTATCCACGGAACAATGTTGTAGGCGTGCCTCTTGACGATGAACTCATTCCAATTCCAATTGGAACATGGGAACAGCTTCGTCCATCTGAAGGTTATGCTATTATTGCTTCGGGATCCATGGTACAGCTTGCAGAAGAAGCTGCAGAGACGGTTAAAAGAGAAGGGATTACGGTTGGCGTAATTAACGCCCGCTTCCTTAAACCGCTTGATGAGCAGATGCTGCGGGATCTGGCAGTTCGGGGCACGAAGTTAATCGTGCTTGAAGAAGCGTCACAAGCAGGCAGCATGGGCAGTGCAGTTCTGGAATTTTACGCAGAACAAGGCCTGCATGATGTTCAGGTGCAGCTGATGGGTATCCCGGACCGATTCATTGAACATGGCAGTATTGAGGAACAAAGAGCTGAAGTGGGCCTCACGGTTGAGAATGTAAGCTCGGAGCTGCGCAGCATGGCGGCCCAATCTTCATATGGTATGTCCAGAACTCGGTTCCCTTCATGA
- a CDS encoding polyprenyl synthetase family protein, which produces MSNRPSFATYLEEVTAEVTGELKQTLPVHWDVPQSLVDAMQYSLMAGGKRLRPLLVVAAAEAFGAQRTAALPVACAVEMVHTYSLIHDDLPAMDNDDYRRGKLTNHKVFGEATAILAGDALLTHAFYSIVQAGRRSGVPADALLSIVEELSELAGARGMVGGQVADMEGEQGMTDLAQLQYIHLHKTGDLIVFSLIAGARIGGATEGQLEALRVFGRDLGLAFQIQDDILDLTGDEQKMGKKTQSDVNQQKVTYPYFIGMDASLQEVKSLTQSAKDALDRAGLPDPSRLMEIADYLMSRDH; this is translated from the coding sequence ATGAGTAATCGTCCTTCGTTTGCAACGTATCTTGAGGAAGTCACAGCTGAAGTGACAGGAGAGTTGAAGCAGACTCTTCCTGTTCACTGGGATGTGCCTCAGTCACTGGTTGACGCGATGCAGTATTCACTTATGGCCGGGGGCAAACGCCTTCGTCCACTTCTGGTCGTTGCTGCGGCGGAAGCCTTCGGTGCACAGCGTACAGCTGCTTTGCCGGTAGCCTGCGCCGTGGAGATGGTTCATACGTATTCGTTGATCCACGATGACCTGCCTGCCATGGATAATGACGACTATCGCAGGGGAAAATTAACGAATCACAAAGTATTTGGTGAAGCAACAGCGATATTGGCTGGCGATGCGCTGTTAACTCATGCTTTTTATAGTATTGTTCAGGCAGGTCGTCGGAGCGGTGTCCCAGCAGATGCATTGTTGTCCATTGTAGAGGAATTGTCCGAACTAGCTGGAGCAAGAGGCATGGTTGGCGGACAAGTGGCTGATATGGAAGGGGAGCAGGGCATGACGGATCTTGCCCAATTGCAATACATTCATCTGCACAAGACCGGAGATTTAATTGTGTTTTCCCTTATTGCTGGAGCTCGTATTGGTGGTGCGACAGAAGGACAATTGGAAGCGCTGCGTGTGTTCGGCAGAGATCTGGGGCTTGCTTTCCAGATTCAGGACGATATTCTGGACCTGACGGGTGACGAACAGAAAATGGGCAAGAAGACGCAAAGTGATGTGAATCAGCAAAAGGTCACTTACCCTTATTTTATTGGTATGGATGCATCGCTTCAAGAGGTGAAGTCTCTTACGCAATCAGCGAAAGATGCACTTGATAGAGCCGGGTTACCGGATCCTTCCAGACTGATGGAGATTGCAGATTATCTGATGAGTCGAGATCATTAA
- the xseB gene encoding exodeoxyribonuclease VII small subunit: MANEPELNFEEAMAALEDIVGQLEHGDVPLEQAIDLFQRGMKLSQLCGLKLEQVERKIEMIVEEDGELRKKPFGTAVDESGEVNE, translated from the coding sequence ATGGCGAATGAACCGGAATTGAATTTTGAAGAGGCAATGGCGGCATTGGAAGACATCGTAGGTCAGCTTGAGCATGGTGATGTTCCATTGGAGCAGGCCATCGATTTGTTTCAGCGCGGGATGAAATTATCACAACTTTGTGGGCTGAAGCTGGAACAAGTGGAACGCAAGATCGAAATGATCGTAGAAGAGGATGGGGAACTTCGCAAGAAACCGTTCGGCACTGCCGTCGACGAAAGCGGTGAAGTCAATGAGTAA
- the xseA gene encoding exodeoxyribonuclease VII large subunit produces MADQKIFSIKDLNRYIRMKLESDQVLSDVWLRGEISNFTHHSSGHMYFTLKDKDSRIKSIMFASHNQRLPFVPKEGARVIARGNVSVYERDGQYQFYATHMQPDGIGSLYLAYEQLKKKLDEEGLFSASRKRQIPRFPQTIGVVTSPTGAAVRDIMITLQRRYPSARVILYPVLVQGKGSAPSIVKAINNLNRMGEADVLIVGRGGGSLEELWAFNEEIVARAIVASTIPVISAVGHETDFTIADFAADLRAATPTAAAELAVPNRAELLDQIAQRQRQLQHSLRQRAAHNRERLVRLQRSPVLVHPRRTLMQHTERLDMLQQRLLRTVNTRMKWTAEKQERLRAALQRFNPREQVNAARRENASARRQLEVAIRSITRGKQQQWKSSVRHLDALSPLKVMSRGYSLVYDEQEQRLIKSIEDVQPGDSIKIKLTDGQLDCQVWGMKEDDNTDGE; encoded by the coding sequence GTGGCAGATCAAAAGATCTTCTCCATCAAAGACCTGAACCGCTACATCCGAATGAAGCTGGAATCAGATCAGGTCCTGTCGGACGTCTGGCTGCGCGGAGAGATCTCCAATTTTACACATCACTCCAGCGGTCATATGTATTTTACATTGAAGGACAAGGACAGCCGGATTAAGTCCATTATGTTTGCGTCCCATAATCAGCGATTACCCTTTGTACCGAAGGAGGGTGCAAGGGTTATTGCTCGTGGTAATGTATCGGTGTATGAGCGGGACGGACAATATCAATTCTACGCCACACACATGCAACCGGATGGTATTGGAAGTCTTTATCTGGCATATGAACAACTGAAAAAAAAGCTGGATGAAGAGGGGCTGTTCTCTGCATCGCGCAAAAGGCAGATTCCCCGTTTTCCACAGACGATAGGTGTGGTTACTTCACCTACAGGAGCAGCGGTAAGGGATATCATGATTACATTGCAACGCAGATATCCGTCAGCCCGAGTAATTTTATATCCTGTACTCGTTCAGGGTAAAGGGTCGGCTCCTTCCATTGTGAAAGCCATCAACAACCTGAATCGTATGGGTGAAGCCGATGTGTTGATTGTCGGAAGAGGCGGGGGATCACTGGAGGAATTGTGGGCTTTCAACGAGGAGATCGTGGCAAGGGCGATTGTTGCCTCGACCATTCCAGTCATTTCAGCCGTGGGGCATGAAACGGATTTTACGATTGCCGATTTTGCTGCTGATCTTCGGGCGGCAACGCCCACGGCTGCTGCCGAGCTGGCAGTGCCTAACCGTGCCGAACTGCTTGATCAGATTGCTCAGCGCCAGCGTCAGCTGCAGCACAGTTTACGCCAGCGTGCTGCCCATAATCGGGAGCGACTTGTCAGATTACAACGCTCGCCTGTACTGGTGCACCCAAGACGTACTTTAATGCAGCATACAGAACGACTGGATATGCTGCAACAGCGTCTTCTGCGAACCGTAAATACGCGCATGAAATGGACAGCTGAGAAGCAGGAGCGTCTGCGTGCGGCATTGCAGCGGTTTAATCCTCGTGAACAGGTGAATGCAGCGAGGCGGGAGAATGCATCAGCCCGACGTCAACTGGAGGTTGCGATCCGATCCATTACGAGAGGCAAGCAGCAGCAGTGGAAATCATCCGTAAGACATCTGGATGCGCTTAGCCCGCTTAAGGTCATGTCAAGGGGATACAGCCTTGTCTATGACGAGCAGGAACAGCGCTTGATCAAATCCATAGAGGATGTACAGCCTGGAGATTCCATAAAGATTAAATTAACAGACGGACAGCTGGACTGTCAGGTTTGGGGAATGAAGGAGGACGACAATACCGATGGCGAATGA
- the folD gene encoding bifunctional methylenetetrahydrofolate dehydrogenase/methenyltetrahydrofolate cyclohydrolase FolD has protein sequence MTATIINGKEVSQEIRAGITAEVKQLSEQGVIPGLAVVLVGEDPASQVYVRNKEKACHDLGFYSEVHRLAADTSQEDLLALVDKLNKQESINGILVQLPLPKHIEEKAVIDAIAVDKDVDGFHPVNVGNLVIGDDSLLPCTPAGVIELIKRTGLEMSGKHAVVIGRSNIVGKPVSLLLQRENATVTMCHSRTANMKEITRQADILVVAIGRANFVDADFVKPGAVVIDVGMNRLENGKLAGDVDFESVKTVSGPITPVPGGVGPMTITMLMQNTLIAAKRAHGLA, from the coding sequence ATGACAGCAACTATTATTAACGGTAAAGAAGTGTCCCAGGAGATTCGTGCAGGCATCACTGCAGAAGTAAAGCAGCTTAGCGAACAGGGGGTAATACCTGGTCTGGCTGTTGTGCTCGTCGGGGAAGATCCGGCATCCCAAGTATATGTGCGTAATAAAGAAAAGGCATGTCATGATCTTGGCTTCTATTCCGAAGTTCATCGTCTGGCTGCAGACACATCCCAGGAGGATTTGCTTGCTCTGGTGGACAAGCTGAACAAACAGGAATCCATTAACGGCATTTTGGTTCAGCTCCCATTACCGAAGCATATTGAAGAGAAAGCGGTTATCGATGCGATCGCCGTGGACAAGGATGTGGACGGATTCCACCCGGTTAATGTGGGTAACCTCGTTATTGGTGATGACAGCCTATTGCCGTGTACTCCTGCAGGCGTGATCGAACTGATTAAGCGTACTGGTCTTGAAATGTCAGGCAAACATGCCGTAGTCATCGGCCGCAGCAACATTGTCGGCAAACCGGTATCCTTGCTGCTTCAACGTGAGAACGCAACGGTAACGATGTGTCATTCCCGTACAGCAAATATGAAAGAGATCACACGTCAGGCAGACATTCTGGTAGTTGCTATCGGACGTGCAAACTTTGTGGATGCTGATTTCGTCAAACCGGGTGCCGTAGTAATTGATGTTGGAATGAATCGTCTGGAAAACGGCAAACTCGCAGGGGATGTGGATTTTGAAAGCGTGAAGACGGTGTCTGGTCCAATTACACCCGTTCCTGGTGGCGTTGGTCCAATGACGATTACGATGTTGATGCAAAATACACTGATCGCGGCCAAACGCGCTCACGGATTGGCCTAG
- the nusB gene encoding transcription antitermination factor NusB, translating into MKRRLAREIAVQSLYQMEMNEVGAAEAVNMLINEAAEDNETEVVIHDADVMRSYVTEIVQGAWSHKDAIDGLLVDYLKGWQISRLSRVDRQILRLSTYEMVFRDDIPAKVSVNEAIELSKYFGTDESGKFVNGVLGRMIQEVDTIKAKLS; encoded by the coding sequence ATGAAAAGACGTTTGGCAAGGGAAATTGCAGTACAAAGTCTGTATCAGATGGAAATGAATGAAGTTGGCGCAGCTGAAGCCGTGAATATGCTGATTAATGAAGCCGCTGAAGATAATGAAACCGAAGTGGTTATTCATGACGCAGATGTGATGCGTTCCTACGTAACTGAAATTGTACAGGGCGCATGGAGTCATAAGGACGCCATTGATGGATTACTCGTCGACTATTTGAAAGGCTGGCAGATTAGCCGTTTGTCACGTGTAGACCGCCAGATTTTACGGCTTTCAACGTATGAAATGGTGTTCCGTGATGATATCCCGGCAAAAGTATCCGTCAATGAAGCGATTGAATTGTCCAAGTATTTTGGCACCGATGAATCCGGCAAATTCGTCAATGGTGTACTCGGGCGCATGATTCAGGAAGTCGACACCATCAAAGCAAAACTATCTTAA
- a CDS encoding DUF2273 domain-containing protein, whose amino-acid sequence MLWREIWDSHRGRIIGIAFGIFFGFLYVWIGFWDMLFFALLVFIGYTLGRRSDSKLGSFIPWREWGQWLGDRWRPFK is encoded by the coding sequence ATGCTGTGGAGAGAGATTTGGGATAGTCACAGAGGCCGAATTATCGGCATTGCCTTTGGCATCTTTTTTGGTTTTCTTTATGTGTGGATCGGTTTTTGGGATATGTTGTTCTTTGCACTCTTGGTGTTCATCGGTTATACGTTAGGCAGACGAAGCGACTCGAAGCTGGGCTCGTTCATTCCCTGGAGGGAATGGGGGCAATGGCTCGGTGATCGCTGGCGTCCCTTTAAGTGA
- the amaP gene encoding alkaline shock response membrane anchor protein AmaP, with product MAKILDRLLLFIYSISVGAISAAVILLISGVLPYELNYQQEQNVIIAAVVAAAILFILSLRFFYISVRRDRASLPSVDQRTEYGDVQISMETIENLCLKATSRFRGVRDVKARIRVVESGLEIMIRAVVDGETPIPTLTSELQKAIHDHVQEITGIPVSFVTVYIANVTQSPNYKSRVE from the coding sequence GTGGCTAAAATACTGGATCGGCTTCTGTTGTTTATATACAGCATAAGCGTTGGAGCAATATCGGCAGCGGTTATACTTCTTATTAGTGGTGTGCTGCCATACGAATTGAATTACCAGCAGGAACAGAACGTCATTATTGCGGCGGTTGTAGCCGCAGCGATTTTGTTTATCCTGAGTTTGCGATTTTTCTACATCTCGGTTCGGCGTGATCGTGCTTCATTGCCATCTGTAGATCAGCGTACCGAATATGGTGATGTGCAGATTTCGATGGAAACGATTGAAAATCTCTGTCTCAAAGCAACATCACGTTTCCGAGGTGTACGTGATGTCAAAGCTCGCATTCGTGTTGTTGAATCCGGACTGGAGATTATGATCCGCGCGGTAGTGGATGGCGAGACCCCAATTCCGACGCTGACATCCGAACTGCAGAAGGCTATACATGATCATGTACAGGAGATTACGGGTATCCCGGTTTCTTTTGTCACCGTGTATATTGCCAACGTTACCCAGTCGCCTAACTACAAGAGTCGAGTGGAATGA
- a CDS encoding Asp23/Gls24 family envelope stress response protein has protein sequence MSTLPTEFERTDIGEIQIAPEVIEVIAGLATVEVKGVAGMSGGFAGGFAELLGRKNLSKGVKVEVGQREAAVDVSVIIEYGYRLPQVATEIQQNVKRSIENMTGLNVNEVNVHIHDVQFKSTEKVEEIDLNSQRVK, from the coding sequence ATGAGTACACTGCCGACAGAATTTGAACGAACGGATATCGGTGAAATCCAGATCGCACCTGAAGTTATTGAAGTGATCGCTGGACTGGCTACAGTTGAAGTAAAAGGTGTTGCAGGCATGAGCGGCGGGTTCGCTGGTGGATTTGCCGAATTGCTTGGTCGCAAAAACCTTTCCAAAGGCGTTAAGGTTGAAGTAGGTCAGCGTGAAGCTGCAGTGGATGTTTCCGTTATTATTGAATATGGTTACCGTCTTCCACAGGTGGCTACCGAAATTCAACAGAACGTGAAACGCTCCATTGAGAACATGACCGGATTGAATGTGAATGAGGTTAATGTACACATTCATGATGTTCAGTTCAAAAGCACTGAAAAAGTGGAAGAAATCGACCTGAACAGTCAGCGCGTAAAATAA
- the accC gene encoding acetyl-CoA carboxylase biotin carboxylase subunit, giving the protein MKFQKILIANRGEIAVRIIRACREIGISTVAVYSEADKDSLHVRLADEAYCIGPTLSKDSYLNFTNLMSVATLTECDAIHPGYGFLAENADFAEICDSCNITFIGPSPEAITKMGDKAVAKQTMKDAGVPVIPGSDGLVESMEEAIMLGRDIGYPVIIKATAGGGGKGIRIAEDEEALIKQITAAQQEAQKAFGNGGVYLEKFLTGMKHVEIQIIADKHGNAVHLGERDCSVQRRRQKLVEEAPCPIISEDVRTLMGEAAVRAALAVSYSGAGTLEFLLSPNGEFYFMEMNTRIQVEHPVTEMVTGVDLIREMISVAEGNPLSFRQEDVVINGWSIECRINAEDPDRNFMPSPGKIGFYLAPGGPGVRVDSGAYPGYTISPYYDSMIAKLIVWGANREEAIAKMKRALAEFAIEGISTTIPFHQKLLDHPTFVRGDFDIKFLEENEI; this is encoded by the coding sequence ATGAAATTTCAAAAAATACTGATTGCGAACCGTGGCGAAATTGCGGTCCGTATTATTCGTGCCTGTCGTGAAATCGGCATTTCGACGGTAGCAGTCTATTCGGAAGCGGATAAAGACTCCCTGCATGTTCGTCTAGCAGATGAAGCGTATTGTATCGGGCCTACACTTTCGAAAGACAGTTATCTAAACTTCACAAACCTGATGAGTGTAGCTACACTGACGGAATGTGATGCGATCCACCCAGGCTACGGATTCTTGGCAGAGAACGCTGATTTTGCAGAAATCTGTGATTCCTGCAATATTACGTTCATCGGCCCTTCTCCAGAGGCTATAACCAAAATGGGGGACAAGGCTGTCGCCAAACAAACGATGAAGGATGCAGGCGTCCCTGTAATTCCTGGATCCGATGGTCTTGTCGAAAGCATGGAAGAAGCGATTATGCTTGGCCGGGATATCGGCTACCCTGTTATTATCAAAGCTACTGCAGGTGGCGGAGGTAAGGGTATTCGTATCGCAGAAGATGAAGAAGCCCTGATCAAACAGATTACGGCTGCTCAGCAGGAAGCGCAAAAGGCTTTTGGCAACGGCGGGGTGTACCTGGAGAAATTCCTGACAGGTATGAAACACGTCGAGATTCAGATCATTGCAGACAAACATGGAAATGCAGTGCATTTGGGTGAGCGTGATTGTTCCGTTCAGCGTCGACGTCAAAAGCTGGTGGAAGAAGCACCTTGTCCGATCATCTCTGAAGATGTGCGTACATTAATGGGAGAAGCCGCAGTACGGGCAGCACTTGCCGTGAGTTACTCTGGGGCAGGTACACTTGAGTTCTTGCTCAGCCCGAACGGTGAGTTCTATTTCATGGAAATGAATACACGTATTCAGGTGGAACACCCTGTGACAGAAATGGTTACAGGCGTGGATCTGATCCGCGAAATGATCTCCGTAGCTGAAGGGAATCCGCTCTCTTTCCGTCAGGAAGATGTTGTGATTAACGGTTGGTCCATTGAATGCCGTATCAATGCAGAAGATCCAGACCGTAACTTCATGCCATCACCAGGCAAAATTGGTTTCTACCTTGCGCCAGGAGGACCAGGTGTACGTGTAGATAGTGGTGCTTATCCGGGCTACACAATCTCTCCTTATTACGACTCCATGATTGCCAAACTGATCGTGTGGGGAGCAAATAGGGAAGAGGCTATTGCGAAGATGAAACGTGCATTGGCTGAATTTGCAATTGAAGGCATTTCTACAACGATTCCTTTCCATCAGAAATTGCTGGATCATCCAACCTTCGTTCGTGGAGACTTTGATATCAAATTTCTTGAGGAAAATGAGATTTAA
- the accB gene encoding acetyl-CoA carboxylase biotin carboxyl carrier protein, with product MFKLSEIKELIKLVDESSVQELEIENEGSRLSIRKPGKTEFVQAAAVQPQMIAAPQVQPAAVVAEAAPQVDTTSHLHKIVSPMVGTFYRASSPEAGPFVSAGDKVVEKTTVCIIEAMKLMNELDADIKGEIVEVLVENGQLVEYGQPLFLVKPE from the coding sequence ATGTTTAAATTGAGTGAGATCAAAGAACTGATCAAACTGGTAGATGAAAGTTCCGTTCAAGAGTTGGAAATTGAAAACGAAGGATCACGGTTGTCGATTCGCAAACCGGGTAAAACCGAATTTGTTCAGGCAGCTGCTGTTCAACCGCAAATGATTGCTGCACCACAGGTGCAACCGGCTGCAGTGGTGGCTGAGGCTGCTCCGCAAGTTGATACTACAAGCCATTTACATAAAATCGTATCTCCGATGGTGGGTACTTTTTACAGAGCTTCCTCGCCGGAAGCGGGTCCTTTTGTAAGCGCTGGTGATAAAGTTGTTGAGAAAACAACGGTATGTATCATTGAGGCGATGAAGCTGATGAACGAGCTTGATGCTGACATCAAGGGAGAAATCGTTGAAGTGCTGGTTGAGAACGGACAGCTGGTTGAGTATGGACAACCTCTGTTCCTGGTGAAACCGGAATAA